The sequence gacatactaggaatataagaagatgcattactcatcaccttcatcaccAGACAATTTCCAAGaggcttgaattgaatccaactcttccttgagttcgggacacttggttccaattaacgacacttgatcttttaagcacttcactCTTGCATTAACCTTGCACACACCTTTGTAAACcttttgaataagcctcaaggtggtagggtcttcaataTCAAGAAGAGTACCTCtttgtctcttgcgaacaatttcccttatacgccgaaaggtacatggacgaacaagttttGGAACTCCAAGAGAacttccaataaaatcaagtccacgatcacgacaaatttggCTAGTCAAACAAGGATAGcccaacatcttgatgtgagaggTCATCGTCATCATtcgaaagatgataaaaccacaaatgtcAAGATTTGTATTACCGGATTCAAGGAAGTAGACTAATTACGCAAattcataactccaccaagaattctcaattgtggagggacaaaggttagagataccgagttttccaaacaccactaaagcaatactaagatcattagtaggaaacttcccttgactccaaacaaccttctttccacaaagtccaatagagatatcatcatacgatggacgttcatcacttggtctaggtaaccgtacgtCTCCTAACGGTATTTCGATAacccttgaaattaactctctatcAACAAAAATACTTTTTCTacaaatcatggatttgaatttcattttgttgtaatcaacatcatgaatgttggcatagaaaatccttgtaagagaatcaaatccttgaccaagaccattaaagatatttccaagcttgaattttctaAAGCATACCAAttcctcttcatgtccactagAGAAATCTAATTTCTTTCAtagaatgaaaccttttgaagcaatcttatcaaacattctagaacaagaatcatccacaaacctaattctaagagagttttgaTCACAGGGAGGATTcgagctagaggattttgagcttttagaattCCTTTTCatgctcctagaaatcattataaAGAGATACACAAGAggagattacttacttgaagagaatctcaaaacacccttccttttgatttcttcaaagaagctttaatggtggagaagcataaaccctagttcacgtacgcggacggaagaTGAGGAAGGAGAAGGTTCGCGGACCACATATATATTCCTCATTCACGGGCTTGGGCTGAACAAGAACCGTGACCCACAAAGGCTTATCGGATTTTCTTAGCCCTTTCCACATTAAGGTATGCAACCAacatacatgtgaaagaaaacaTAAGCGATAGAAAGCTAACTAAGCACAacacaactgtacacaactcaaaccatttcttgccccacttcaagatatgtacaaatggggtagACGCCaaccttgttaccaagaggcataatgcgcagaggagttCTCATCGATACGTCTGGTTGACAAGTCTGagcagtccctgtagtataatcaaaataatgatgatagtcagggcagttagagcttcctatccttcgtttattctggctagaagaaggatTCTTCCGATTCCTGGGTTGTACAACATTATCAGATTGAACACATACGaaacccttttcggaatgattcttagacttaacaggcTTAAGTTTCTCTAAGAATTTCAAAACGCCTTCGAACGTTTTTAAcatatctttatcaattgatccatcatgatagtattcctcatagagatcaagagttaatctagtgaggttccatatccttgaacgttttcccaatttttccttctttttatttttccttcagattgcttcttaacatctaaatctccccttttagatgaagtaagattatcatgagaacccagaggttttaaccataacaatctctgaacaatctttaaggaattccggcgtgcgttacagatgccaagagcaagttttccaaagaaatttcccatagggaaatttatatggaacgaacaaacacaaacttattaggtttaccgtgtttgcctgctctgataccaattgaaaaagcgggggtctaacaacaccacccaaaatttcgcttagcaatctgtatggactaactccgaaatactttgctagagaatcaactagacagtcagactcaatctagataaaagcatctcaaggagttaatatctctctcttgatttgatttttactcaagctaaaatcaatagcgagtctttatcaaatacaaggaataacttgggcggtaccaaagaccaatgtccaaggatcaatcaatatcaatcaacaaccaagggttggattagagaagttgatgatcttaacgcacaacctgtattatttcaattatataaaatataatgcggaaaaggaataacacaagcaccaaaaattttgttaacgaggaaaccgcaaatgcagaaaaaccccgggacctagtccagattgaatacacactgtattaagccgctacatacactagcctactacaagctaacttcggactggactatagttgaaccccaatcagtctcccaccgatccaaggtacaattgtactcctactcctctgatcccagcaggacactgcgtacttgattcccttagctgatctcactcacaactaagagttgctacggcccaaaatcgcaggcttgataataaacaaatctgtcttatacagaaaagtttatcaaaggataaatttgtctcccacaccaaaatcctagttttgttccttcttttgataaatcaaggtgaacaggaaccaattgataatccggtcttatattcccgaagaacagcctagattaatcaatcacctctgaacaatccttcttgactacacaagcggtttgtcgaggaatcacaaatagtgagacgaagatgtttgtgactttttatcttgcctatcggagaactctcacgttctcaagccaatcaaagattgtactcgtacgatagaagatgcaagatcagatcacacaactacgataaagtagtatcggtgtggcttcacaatcccaatgaagtctctaaaactatccttttaattgattattgttactataagaaatatgtataatttgatagtcatgtttttGTTCGTTACatatgtgttttaaaatgcttttcaatagcatatatataaagtttacgaaaaaccgtgatatagtttaagagataaatcatttctaagttttagtagttattatccataagggtataattgtaaaaaatacttaaatataCTTCCCTTTTCTCCTTGCCTCAATAATTGTGCAAACTATAATTAGCTCAATTATTTTGGGACGGAAGGAGTATGAACCATCAAGAGGTATGATCGAGTCATTGACCTAGGCCAATTACCCTGTGAAATAGCCCGTGCCGTTTCGGCACGGGTCATTCCCTAGTCTTGTTAAATTAATTtaccagggggttagtcgtgggagagtttgagagattttaatggAGTTAGCAAATCCACTGTTAGTCGTGAGAGAGTTTGTCAAAATCTTTTAAAATCTCTGTTAGTTGTGAGAGATTTATAGGGAGTTTCTAAAACTACCTCAAAATCCCTTAAACTCtctgttagtggtgagagatttgattagaatcttttaaactccctgttagtcgtaaAACACTAGAGTCATAGGGAGTTTAtaatttgggggagtttgagggagtttcCTGATGTTTTTGTGCTTGaacaaaatctctcaaaaaacaagagatttctGGGGAGTTTGGGTTAAACCCCCAAATTAACTAGACTCTCTCACATTCCCTCTAAATCCCTAGAGATTTAAATACAtttaaatctctcaaactctcccacgactaacccctgtACGTCTCTCGATCCTCGTTTTTTTTTTACAGTTTCCTTCGCGAGGAGAACCTGCAGAAGAAGAGAGACATAGAAAGTCTCTGGATATTTATCTACCAAGGTCAGTTATCCTCTCTTCGAATCAATCTATTTTACATCTCTTTTCTGAATAACCATTATATTTTCAAgtctttttagggttttaattttgattttaatttttgcgATTTAGGGTTTTGTACAAACATGGATCCCGAGATAGCTAAAACCCAAGAAGAGAGGAAGAGGATGGAGCAACAAATTGCTTCTCTCTCAACAGTTACTTTTGATACTGAATTTTATGACAGTACTGGAAATCGATACGAAGGTTATGAAAGTTCAATTGCtgtaactgaagaagaagaaactgtaGATCCCAGTTTATCTGATGTTCCTAGAAGATTAGCTTCTTATACTGCACCTCAATCATTAATGAAAGATATTGCAAGAAGTGCTGAAGAgcataatagtaataataataataataataacaatggcTCGGGGTTGAATGAAACATCTAGAAGAATTATTGATAGAGAAGATGAGTATAGAAGGAGAAGATTGAACCAAGTGCTCTCACCTGATCGAGTTGATGCTTTTGCATTGGGAGATAAAACTCCTGATCCATCTGTCAGGACTTATGCTGAAATTATGAAGGAAGAATCTTtgaaaagagagagagaagagaCTTTGAGAGAAAttgctaagaagaagaaggaagaagaagaggacaaGGAGAGAGGCGGTGGTAGGAAGgttgaagagagagaaagagatgagGTACCTGCTCCTGTACCTAAAAGAAGGAATAGGTGGGATCAAAATCAGGATGTTGATGCTGCTAGTAAGAAAGCCAAGACTTCTTCGTCTGACTGGGATATGCCAGATTCAACTCCAGGGATTGGAAGATGGGATGCAACACCTACTCCAGGAAGGATTGGAGATGCAACTCCTTCGCTATCTAGAAGGAATAGGTGGGATGAAACACCAACCCCTGGTCGGGTTGCAGATGCTACTCCATCTGCAGGTGTAACTCCTGCTGCTACTCCCTCGGGTATGACTTGGGATTCTACACCTAAACTTGCCGGTCTTGCTACTCCGACTCCCAAACGTCAAAGATCGAGATGGGACGAGACTCCTTTGACCATTGGCAGTGCCACTCCAATGCTCGGTGCAACTCCAGCTGGTCCGTACACTCCAGGAGTTACACCTCTTGGAGGTGTTGAGCTGGCTACCCCAACTCCTGGGGCTATTCGCCAAGCAATCACACCTGAACAGTACAATTTGATGAGATGGGAGAAGGATATTGAAGAGAGAAATAGGCCATTAAGCGATGAGGAACTTGATTCAATGTTTCCACAAGAAGGGTACAAAATTTTGGATCCTCCAGCATCTTACGTTCCGATAAGAACTCCGGCCAGGAAGCTTCTTCAAACTCCCACTCCGTTGGGTACCCCACTTTATCATATCCCAGAAGAGAACCGTGGCCAGCAATTTGATGTTCCAAAAGAAGCAGCTGGAGGGTTGCCAGAGATGAAACCAGAGGATATGCAGTATTTTGCACCATTGCTGagtgaagttgatgaagaaacgTTGTCGCCTGACGAGCAGAAAGAGAGGAAAATCATGAAACTACTGCTAAAGGTCAAGAATGGAACACCCCCGCAGAGGAAAACTGCATTGAGACAGTTGACTGATAAAGCGCGTGAGTTTGGTGCAGGCCCACTCTTTAACAGGATATTGCCATTACTTATGCAACCGACGTTGGAAGATCAAGAACGACATCTTCTAGTTAAGGTTATTGATAGAGTTTTGTACAAGTTGGATGAGCTTGTTAGACCTTTCGTTCACAAAATCCTTGTGGTGATTGAGCCTCTTCTGATCGATGAGGACTATTATGCTCGTGTTGAGGGAAGAGAAATTATTTCCAACCTAAGTAAAGCTGCTGGTTTGGCTACTATGATTGCTGCAATGAGGCCCGATATTGATAACATTGATGAGTACGTGAGGAACACAACTGCAAGGGCTTTCAGTGTTGTTGCTTCTGCTCTGGGAATTCCAGCGCTGCTTCCTTTCTTGAAAGCTGTCTGTCAGAGTAAGAAATCTTGGCAAGCTCGGCACACTGGTATCAAGATTGTTCAGCAGATTGCTATCTTAATTGGTTGCGCAGTACTTCCCCATTTGAAGTCTCTTGTGGAAATCATAGAACATGGTCTTGTTGATGAAAACCAGAAGGTCAGGACCATTACTGCGCTGTCGTTGGCTGCCCTGGCTGAAGCTTCTGCTCCCTATGGTATTGAAAGTTTTGATTCTGTCCTGAAGCCTTTGTGGAAGGGTATCAGATCACACAGGGGTAAGGTTTTGGCTGCCTTCTTGAAAGCAATTGGTTTTATCATTCCCCTCATGGATGCGATATATGCTAGTTACTATACCAAGGAAGTGATGTTCATATTGATCCGTGAGTTCCAGTCTCCTGATGAAGAAATGAAGAAAATTGTGCTCAAAGTCGTGAAGCAGTGTGTTAGTACAGAAGGTGTTGAAGCTGATTATATCAGAAGTGATATTCTTCCGGAGTTTTTCAAGAACTTTTGGGTGAGAAGAATGGCGTTGGACCGTAGAAACTATAGGCAGCTAGTGGAAACCACCGTGGAGATCGCAAACAAGGTTGGTGTTGCTGATATAGTGGGAAGAATCGTTGAGGATCTTAAAGATGAGAGTGAACCTTACAGAAGAATGGTGATGGAAACTATTGAGAAGGTGGTTGCGAACTTGGGTGCATCTGATATCGATGCACGCTTGGAAGAACTTCTTATTGATGGTATACTGTACGCTTTCCAGGAGCAAACTAGTGACGATGCTAATGTTATGTTGAATGGATTTGGGGCTGTTGTGAATGCCCTGGGGCAGAGAGTGAAACCCTATCTTCCTCAGATATGTGGTACCATTAAATGGCGTTTGAACAACAAGAGTGCGAAGGTTAGACAACAAGCAGCAGATCTCATTTCTAGGATTGCTGTTGTGATGAAGCAATGCCAAGAAGAGCAGCTGATGGGTCATCTCGGTGTTGTCTTGTACGAGTACTTGGGAGAAGAGTACCCTGAAGTTCTGGGATCCATTTTAGGAGCTCTGAAGGCAATTGTGAATGTTATAGGAATGACAAAGATGACACCGCCAATCAAAGATCTGCTTCCTCGATTGACTCCTATTTTGAAGAACCGACATGAAAAAGTTCAAGAGAACTGCATTGATCTTGTTGGTAGGATTGCCGATCGTGGAGCTGAATTCGTTCCTGCGAGGGAGTGGATGAGAATATGTTTTGAGCTTCTTGAAATGCTAAAAGCCCACAAGAAAGGAATTCGAAGGGCTACTGTCAACACATTTGGATACATCGCGAAAGCCATTGGACCCCAAGATGTCCTGGCAACATTGTTGAACAACCTCAAAGTGCAGGAGCGTCAGAACCGTGTATGCACAACTGTAGCTATTGCAATAGTTGCGGAAACTTGTTCTCCATTCACAGTTCTGCCAGCTCTTATGAATGAGTATCGTGTGCCAGAGCTGAATGTGCAGAATGGCGTTTTAAAATCACTTTCGTTCTTGTTCGAGTATATTGGCGAGATGGGGAAGGATTATATATATGCTGTGACTCCTCTTCTTGAAGATGCGTTAATGGATAGGGATCTGGTTCACAGGCAAACGGCGGCCTCCGCTGTAAAGCACATGGCTTTAGGCGTGGCGGGGTTAGGCTGTGAAGATGCTTTAGTTCATCTTCTGAATTATGTCTGGCCGAATATATTTGAGACTTCTCCCCATGTTATTAATGCTGTAATGGAAGCAATTGAAGGAATGAGAGTTGCCTTAGGGGCTGCTGCAATTTTGAATTACTGTTTGCAGGGACTTTTTCATCCAGCACGGAAGGTCAGGGAGGTGTATTGGAAGATTTACAACTCGCTGTACATTGGAGCGCAGGATGCCCTTGTAGCTGCGTACCCGGTGTTGGAGGATGAGGAGAGCAACGTATTTAGCAGGCCGGAGTTGGTGATGTTTGTATGAGAAATTGTAGTTCCTGCTTGCCATGCGACCAATATGCTAAAGCTACAACTGACTCTGCAGAACAGGGATGTTTTTACGttttagtatttttttgataCGAATGGAACTGCTGATTCAAGCAGATTTGCAGCAATCTTTTGTGTACCAGACATTTCTACTTGCTTTCTTAATCTTAGTAGTTTTGTTTTATGATTCTCAATTAACTGAATGGTTGTAGATCGTCTGTTGATCTTGCGTTGTACAACTTTTGAGCATCCTGTCCAACCTTAAATGGTGCAAGTCTTTTTACGGCAATTctgattttttgttattttttattggaaagatcgTGTATACGGAAAGGATATATGAAAGATGACTACATACACTTGTTTGTAAGAAGGCCAGTGAGGAGATCCCCATGTTGGCAAGTTAAAGTTAGTGTTTTATGCTCCCACCACATAGTTTAACTCGCGGACATTTCTTCGTTGTGTGTATATGAATGTTGTCTGCAGGATACTATGCTCGTTGGGCTGCTCTCAGAAAGATGCTCCTTGAGTTTCTCAGTTATGGAAAGAATAATGATGACAGATGCTGTGGGAAGAAACAGATATCATCTCCTGGAGCTGGATTTGATACAACCTACTTCCAATTGCAGGTTTCTGCAGTTCCTTGAAACAAGTTTTGATGTTAACTTTTGTGCAAATAGTATTCTGGTGGCTTTTAAATGTTAGACATGTCCAATGATTTTATGGTTCCGTTTTATATAGTTCAATTTCCATTTCACAGGATGAAGGGAATGCACCCCATTTGTTGGAACTGTACTTGATGTGAACCCGCCTAATGGAATTGCTACTCCTACCCAGAG comes from Papaver somniferum cultivar HN1 chromosome 7, ASM357369v1, whole genome shotgun sequence and encodes:
- the LOC113298019 gene encoding splicing factor 3B subunit 1-like; its protein translation is MDPEIAKTQEERKRMEQQIASLSTVTFDTEFYDSTGNRYEGYESSIAVTEEEETVDPSLSDVPRRLASYTAPQSLMKDIARSAEEHNSNNNNNNNNGSGLNETSRRIIDREDEYRRRRLNQVLSPDRVDAFALGDKTPDPSVRTYAEIMKEESLKREREETLREIAKKKKEEEEDKERGGGRKVEERERDEVPAPVPKRRNRWDQNQDVDAASKKAKTSSSDWDMPDSTPGIGRWDATPTPGRIGDATPSLSRRNRWDETPTPGRVADATPSAGVTPAATPSGMTWDSTPKLAGLATPTPKRQRSRWDETPLTIGSATPMLGATPAGPYTPGVTPLGGVELATPTPGAIRQAITPEQYNLMRWEKDIEERNRPLSDEELDSMFPQEGYKILDPPASYVPIRTPARKLLQTPTPLGTPLYHIPEENRGQQFDVPKEAAGGLPEMKPEDMQYFAPLLSEVDEETLSPDEQKERKIMKLLLKVKNGTPPQRKTALRQLTDKAREFGAGPLFNRILPLLMQPTLEDQERHLLVKVIDRVLYKLDELVRPFVHKILVVIEPLLIDEDYYARVEGREIISNLSKAAGLATMIAAMRPDIDNIDEYVRNTTARAFSVVASALGIPALLPFLKAVCQSKKSWQARHTGIKIVQQIAILIGCAVLPHLKSLVEIIEHGLVDENQKVRTITALSLAALAEASAPYGIESFDSVLKPLWKGIRSHRGKVLAAFLKAIGFIIPLMDAIYASYYTKEVMFILIREFQSPDEEMKKIVLKVVKQCVSTEGVEADYIRSDILPEFFKNFWVRRMALDRRNYRQLVETTVEIANKVGVADIVGRIVEDLKDESEPYRRMVMETIEKVVANLGASDIDARLEELLIDGILYAFQEQTSDDANVMLNGFGAVVNALGQRVKPYLPQICGTIKWRLNNKSAKVRQQAADLISRIAVVMKQCQEEQLMGHLGVVLYEYLGEEYPEVLGSILGALKAIVNVIGMTKMTPPIKDLLPRLTPILKNRHEKVQENCIDLVGRIADRGAEFVPAREWMRICFELLEMLKAHKKGIRRATVNTFGYIAKAIGPQDVLATLLNNLKVQERQNRVCTTVAIAIVAETCSPFTVLPALMNEYRVPELNVQNGVLKSLSFLFEYIGEMGKDYIYAVTPLLEDALMDRDLVHRQTAASAVKHMALGVAGLGCEDALVHLLNYVWPNIFETSPHVINAVMEAIEGMRVALGAAAILNYCLQGLFHPARKVREVYWKIYNSLYIGAQDALVAAYPVLEDEESNVFSRPELVMFV